The Urbifossiella limnaea genome has a window encoding:
- a CDS encoding AAA family ATPase encodes MNLVENLLPKDLSADQAVEAAYAQELAEVAGRLVRGLPVLIECDKELAPYLYLNLRTRLKEFKLQCLYLDGRTRDGATQGAVQQGLIGTMIGQLRDAVRGAVERRVVVLPHLDLLTTSQGGLTGEAREVIPLLYENPELVWLGFKDPSFPLPKVIENLFPHWVSILGISRTKLKHLVTQKESRKFGKTFSPLQLYKYVSGVNAVRLRKLLSTLDGEDYPADPKRAYTQLRQATLSGAMEIPTVDLDADIGGYAKVKQRLKAEILDVLRKRDAATDADDVARLEELIPRGMIFWGPPGTGKTYFAKAIAASIGAAITVVSGPELKSKWVGESEENLRQIFHKARQSAPSIIVFDELDSFATARGTYTGSGVEHSMVNQLLTEMDGFHKDELVFVVGTTNFVESLDPALLRPGRFEFHLHIPYPDDDDRKDILAIYDRKMRLKMTDEALDYSVRRTGDNYMTPTGTPFSGDHLNALCRAVARLRMRDEITDATTPKVIERALSEFEDKVELADNDAAMVSTHEAGHFVCAIFCPNHPPPEKVTIQSDMPWAPFFTAFKHDKRRIGHSRNELLDILTVLYGGIEAERLVLGDVSTGASGFGNPRSDLARATELASVFVDTLGMSSLAAPLRTFRDKDGRREVLSASQAEAIDRQVNTLIVQCQARAAAILKKHKADLVRVRDELLEKKTIEGGRVAEIVAELRAKFPADVGAPGPAVPDPAKPS; translated from the coding sequence ATGAACCTGGTCGAGAACCTCCTGCCGAAAGACCTGTCCGCCGACCAGGCGGTCGAGGCGGCGTACGCCCAGGAGCTGGCCGAGGTCGCCGGCCGGCTCGTCCGCGGGCTGCCCGTCCTCATCGAGTGCGACAAGGAACTCGCCCCGTACCTCTATCTGAACCTGCGGACCCGGCTGAAAGAGTTCAAGCTCCAGTGCCTGTACCTCGACGGCCGCACCCGCGACGGCGCGACCCAGGGGGCGGTGCAGCAGGGGCTCATCGGCACGATGATCGGCCAGCTCCGCGACGCCGTCCGCGGCGCGGTCGAGCGGCGCGTCGTGGTGCTACCGCACCTCGACCTGCTGACCACCAGCCAGGGCGGACTCACGGGTGAGGCGCGGGAGGTGATCCCGCTGCTGTACGAAAACCCGGAGCTTGTGTGGCTCGGGTTCAAAGACCCGTCGTTCCCGCTCCCGAAGGTGATCGAGAACCTGTTCCCGCACTGGGTCAGCATCCTCGGCATCTCGCGCACGAAGCTGAAGCACCTCGTCACGCAGAAGGAGTCGCGGAAGTTCGGCAAGACGTTCTCGCCGCTGCAGCTGTACAAGTACGTGTCCGGCGTCAACGCAGTGCGCCTGCGGAAGCTCCTGAGCACGCTGGACGGCGAGGACTACCCCGCCGACCCGAAGCGGGCCTACACGCAGTTGCGGCAGGCCACGCTGTCCGGCGCGATGGAGATTCCGACCGTCGATCTGGACGCCGACATCGGCGGCTACGCCAAGGTGAAGCAGCGGCTGAAGGCCGAGATCCTCGACGTGCTCCGCAAGCGCGACGCCGCGACCGACGCCGACGACGTGGCCCGGCTCGAAGAACTGATCCCGCGCGGGATGATCTTCTGGGGGCCGCCCGGCACCGGAAAGACGTACTTCGCCAAGGCCATCGCCGCAAGCATCGGCGCGGCCATCACCGTGGTGTCCGGGCCGGAACTGAAGAGTAAGTGGGTCGGCGAGTCGGAGGAGAACCTGCGGCAAATCTTCCACAAGGCCCGGCAGTCGGCCCCGTCGATCATCGTGTTCGACGAGCTGGACTCGTTCGCCACCGCCCGCGGCACGTACACCGGCAGCGGCGTCGAGCACTCGATGGTGAACCAGCTCCTCACCGAAATGGACGGCTTCCACAAGGACGAACTCGTCTTCGTCGTCGGCACCACGAACTTCGTCGAGAGCCTGGACCCCGCCCTGCTCCGCCCCGGCCGGTTCGAGTTCCACCTCCACATTCCCTACCCCGACGACGACGACCGCAAGGACATCCTCGCCATCTACGACCGCAAGATGCGGCTGAAGATGACGGACGAGGCACTCGACTACTCCGTCCGCCGGACCGGCGACAACTACATGACGCCGACCGGCACGCCGTTCAGCGGCGACCACCTGAACGCCCTGTGCCGCGCCGTCGCCCGGTTGCGGATGCGCGACGAAATCACCGACGCCACCACGCCGAAAGTCATCGAGCGGGCGCTGTCCGAGTTCGAGGACAAGGTCGAGCTGGCCGACAACGACGCCGCCATGGTGTCGACCCACGAGGCCGGGCACTTCGTGTGCGCGATCTTCTGCCCGAACCACCCGCCGCCCGAGAAGGTGACCATCCAGAGCGACATGCCGTGGGCGCCGTTCTTCACCGCGTTCAAGCACGACAAGCGCCGCATCGGCCACAGCCGCAACGAACTCCTCGACATCCTCACGGTGCTGTACGGCGGCATCGAGGCGGAGCGGCTCGTGCTCGGCGACGTGTCCACCGGGGCGAGCGGGTTCGGCAACCCGCGCTCCGACCTGGCCCGCGCCACCGAGCTGGCCAGCGTGTTCGTCGATACGCTCGGCATGAGCAGCCTGGCCGCCCCGCTCCGCACGTTCCGCGACAAGGACGGCCGCCGCGAGGTCCTGTCCGCGTCGCAGGCCGAGGCCATCGACCGGCAGGTGAACACGCTCATCGTGCAGTGCCAGGCCCGCGCCGCGGCCATCCTGAAGAAGCACAAGGCCGACCTGGTTCGGGTCCGCGACGAGTTGCTGGAGAAGAAGACGATCGAGGGCGGGCGGGTGGCCGAGATCGTCGCCGAGCTGCGGGCCAAGTTCCCGGCCGACGTGGGCGCCCCCGGCCCGGCCGTGCCCGACCCCGCCAAGCCGTCCTGA